From the genome of Thermus oshimai DSM 12092:
CTGGATGTCCAGGGCGGAAAAGGGCTCGTCCATGAGGAGGAGCTTGGGATCCGCGATGAGCACCTGGGCCAGGCCCACCCGCTTGCGCATCCCTCCCGAGAGCTGGTGGGGGTAGCGGTCGGGAAAGCGCTCCAGGCCCACCTTGGCGAGCCAAGCCCGGGCGCGGGCCCGGGCCTCCTTCAGGGGCACCCCCCGGAAGAGGAGGGGCAGGGCCACGTTGTCCAGGGCGGTCTTCCAGGGCAGGATGGCGTCCTGCTGGAAGAGGTAGCCCGCCTTGGGGTTCAGGCCCCTCAAGGGGCGCCCTTCCAGAAGGACCTCCCCCCGGGTGGGGGGGAGGAGGCCCGCGGCTACGTTGAGGAGGGTGCTCTTCCCGCACCCCGTGGGCCCCACCAGGCTCACGAACTCCCCCTCCGAGACCCGCAGGCTCACCCCCTCCACGGCCACGTAGGCCCCGAAGGCCACGGCCACCTGGCGGAACTCCAGGAAGGCCATCTACCACACCGCCAGGGCCCGCACCGGCCCCCCGGAGGCCCCCCGGTGCTTGGGGCCCCCCACCAGGATGAGGGCCCCCGCGGGGGGCACCTGGGCCAGGTTGGCCAGGTTCTCCAGGCCGTACTTCCCCGCCCCCAGGAGGGTGAGGTGGGCCTTGAAGTCCTTGGAGGGGCCATAGTCCAGGGAGAGGGTGTCCACCCCTACCCCCACGATCTCCCGCTCCTCCACCAGGAAGGCCGCGGCCTCGGGGGAGAAGCCGGGGAAGTGGAGGGTGCCCGAGGCGTCCTGGTTCAGGAAGGCCTTGGGGTCCCGCCAGCGGGCCTCCCAGCCGGAGTGCAGGGCCACGAAGGCCCCCTTGGGCAGGCGGCCGTGTTGCCGTTCGTAGGCCAGGAGGTCGTCCACCGTGACCTGGGCGTCGGGGTCCTTGGCCGCCTTCTCGTGGATGTGGACCACCGCCAGGGGGGCGATGAGCCGCTCCACCGGGAGCCGTTCCGCGGTGAGCCCCCCTTCCGCGAAGTGGGCGGGGGCGTCCATGTGAGTGCCGGAGTGCTCCCAAAGGTCCAGCCGGTTGCCGTAGTAGCCGTTCTGGCGCACGGTGACCAGGGTGGTGATGCGCATGGGCTCGGCCCCTGGGAAGAGGGGGATCTCGGGGGAGAGCTCGTGGGTGAGGTCCACCACCCGGCGGAAGGCCTTGCCGGGGACCTCCGCCTGGGCCAGGGCGGGGGCCGCCAAAAGCCCCAGCCCCGCGCCCAGGAAGGCCCGCCGGGAAAGGGCGCGGTTCACCGCATCCATCACCAAGGGGGCGCACATCTTGGCCTCCTTTGGAGGAGGAGGTTACCACACCCCTTCCCGGGCGGGCAAGCCCCACGGGTGTTAAAGCTCCAGGGGCCTCGCTAGGAACTCTTCAAAGGGAATCCCCCCCGTGCCCACCACCAGGACCTCCGCCCCGAAGGCCTTGCGGAAGGCCTCGAGGCCAGAGAAGGCCTCCCGGGGGCGCCCGCTTTTGACCTCCAGGGCCAACAGGCGCCGCCCTTTCCGCACCACGAAGTCCACCTCCAGGTTCCGCTCCCGCCAGTAGAAGACCTCAAACCCCTTTTGGAAGGCCTCGTTCCAGAGGTGGGCCCCCACGGCGTTCTCCAAAAGCCGCCCCCGTAGCGCGGGGTCGCCTAAGTCCTCGGGTTCCAGGCCCCGGAGGGCAGTGAGGAGGGCGGGGTTGGGGATGAGGAGCTTGGGGCTCGAGGCCCGCCGTCGCACCGCCTGGGCGGCGTACTTCTCCAGGCCGGCGGCCAGCCCGGCCCCCTCCAGGAGGTCCAGGTAGTGGGCCAGGGTCACGGTGTTCCCCCGCTCCTGGAGCTGGCCCAGCATCTTGGTGTAGGAGAGGACCTGCCCCGCGTGGTGGCAGGCCAGGTGGAAGAGGCGGCGGAGAAGGGCCGGCTTTTCTATACGGCTTAGGAGCAGGATGTCCCGGGCCAGGGCCGCTTCCACCAGGCTGTCCCGGATGTAGCGCCTGAACCGGTCGGGCTCCCCCCTAAGCGGGGCGGCCCCCGGGTAGCCTCCGAAGAAGAGGTAGTCCTCCAGGGTGTAGCCGAAGGCCGTGGCCATCTCCCCGAAGCTCCAGTGGGGGATGGGGAGGGTCTCAAGGCGGCCCGCCAGGCTTTCGGAAAGCCCCTTCTGCAGGAGGAGGGGGGCGGAGGTCAGGAGGACCACCTTGAGGGGGTGGCCTTTCAGGGTGTCCTCGTCCCAGAGGCGCTTTACCGCTTCGGCCCAGTCCGGAGCTTTGTGGATCTCGTCCAGGACTAGGAGGGCCTCCCCCAGCCCCTGCCCCAGAAGCCCCCGGGCCCGGGCCCACTGGACCTCCACCCAGCCGGGCCCCACCAGGCCCGGTTGGTCCGCGCTGGCGTAGTGGTGGGGGAGGCCCAGGCGCTCCAGCACCTGCCGCACCAGGGTGGTCTTACCCGCCTGCCGGGGGCCGAAAAGGGCCTGTAGGAAGCGCCTCGGTTCCCGGAGGCGCTGGAGGAGGGTTCCCGCCTGGGGGCGGGTGTAGGGGGGAAGGGAGGACGGCACGTTTAGTATTTTTACTAGACCAAGCTAGTAAAAACAAGGAGCGGGGTAGACCTGCTCCGGATGGCCTACCGCCAGGTCCTGGGGTCCAGCCGGTCCCGGAGCCCATCCCCCAGGAGGTTGAAGCCCAGGACCCCCAGGGAGAGGGCCAGCCCCGGCACCAGGGCCGGGTAGGGGGAGAGGGGGAGGAAGCTTTGGGCCTCCCGGAGCATCCGCCCCAGGCTCGGGTGGGGGGGCTGGACCCCAAGGCCCAGGTAGGAGAGGGCGGCCTCGCTGAGGAGGGCCGCGGCGAAGGCCAGGCTCACCTGGACCAAAAGGGGCCCCAGGAGGTTGGGGAGGAGGTGGCGGAGGAGGACCCGGCCCCAGGGGGCCCCCAGGGCCAGGGCCGCCTCCACGAAGGGGGCCGATCTCAGGGCCAGGGCCCCCGCCCGGGCCACCCGGAAGAAGGCGGGCACCAGGGCGAGCCCGATGGCCAGGGTGCTGCTCAGGGCCCCGGGGCCCAGGAGGGCCGCGAGGAGGAGGGCCAGGAGGAGCCCGGGGAGGGCGTAGAGGGCCTCGGTGAGGAGGCTTAGGGCCCCGTCCCAGCCCCGGCCCAGGTACCCCGCGAGGAGGCCCAGGGCCACCCCCAGGCCGGCCCCGAGGCTCACGGAAACCCCCCCCACCAGGAGGGCGTTTTTGGCCCCGTGGAGGAGGCGGGCCAGGAGGTCCCGGCCCAAGGGGTCGGTGCCCAGGGGGTGCTCGAGGGAGGGGGGGCTCAGGCGGCGGAGGAAGTCCGGGGCGTTGGGGTCCACGGGGTAGAGGAGGGAGGCCAGGGCCAGGAGGAGGAAGAGGCCCGAGAGGAGGCTTCCTAGGAGGAGGCTTGGGCTACGCATACTCGATCCGGGGGTCCAGGAGGCCGTAGAGGAGGTCCACCGCCAGGTTGAAGAGGACGATGAGGGCCGCCATGGCCACCACCAGGCCCTGGAGGAGGGGGTAGTCCCGGGCCTCGAGGGCGGTGAGGGCCAGGCTCCCCAGGCCCGGCAGGGCGAAGACCGCCTCCACCACCACCGCCCCCGTGAGGAGGAACCCCCCCTCCAGGCCCAGGAGGGTGACCAGGGGGAGGCTTGCGGGCTTGAGGGCGTGCTTGAGGAGGACCCGCCCCTCGGGCACCCCCTTGGCCCGGGCGGTGCGGATGTAGTCCTGGGAGAGGACCTCCAGGAGGCTCCCCCGGGCCATGCGGAAGAGGATGGCCGCCCGGGCCAGGGCCAGGGTGAGGGCGGGGAGGAGGAGGTGGCGGAGGGCCTCCAGGGGCCGTTCCCACCCCGGGAAGCCGCTTGCGGGGAGGAGGGGGAGGTGGACGGCGAAGGCGTAGAGGAGGACCACCCCCAGGAAGAAGGTAGGCAGGGACTGGAGGAAGGCCATGAGGCCGCTTAGGAGGAGGTCCAAGGGGGGAGAGCGGAGGGCGAGGAGGGCCAGGGGCAGGGCCAGGAGGAGGGCCCCCGAAAGGCCCAGCCCCACCAGGGCCAGGGTGAGGGGAAGCCTCTCCTCAAGAAGCTCCCCCACCGGCTTGCCGTAGCGGATGGACTCCCCCAGGTCCAGCCGGAGAAGCCCCCAGAGCCAGTCCAGGTAGCGGGGGAGGGGCGGCCGGTCCAGCCCCAGGGCCCGCTCCAGGGCGGCCCGGGCTTCGGGGCTCGCCTCGAGGCCCAGGATGGCCTGGACGGGGTCCCCGGGGAGGAGGAGGAGGGTGAGGAACACGAGGCTCCCCGCAAGCCACAGGGTGCCGAGGGCCAGGAGGAGGCGGCGCAGGGCGTAGGCGGCCATCAACGGGCCAGGTACACCCGGGTCACGTTGAGGCTGGGGGTGGGCTGGTTCTGCCACCAGCCCATGACCTCCCGGCGCATGGCCGCGATGTAGGGGGCGTTCATCACCCAGAGGTTCACCGCGTCCTCGGCCAGGAGGCGTTGCATGGCCTTCATGAGCTCGCAGGCCCGGTTGGGGTCTGGGGTGCGCAGGTACTGGGCGTAGAGCTCCCGGAACCGGGGGGAGTCGTAGCGGAAGTAGTAGCCCGGGTTGGCGTAGACCCCGATGTCGTGGGGCTCCGAGTGACCGATGATGGTCATCTGGTAGTCCGCCCCCCGGAAGACCCGGGAGAGCCAGGTGGCCCACTCCACCACCTCCAGCCGGGCCTGGATCCCGATCCCCGCGAGCTTAGCGGCGATGGCCTCCCCCAGGCGGCGCTCGTAGGGGTAGGGGGCGGCCAGGGTGAAGGTGAAGCGCAGAGGGTTGCCCGGGCCGTAGCCCGCCGCCTCTAGGAGGGCCCGGGCCCGGGCGGGGTCGTAGGGGTAGAGGCCCGAGAGGTCCTCGTAGCACCGCTCGCCGGGGGAGCGGTGGCTCCCGATGGGGGTGCCGAAGCCCAGCATCACCCCCTGGATGAGCTCCTTCTTGTCCACCGCGTGCTGGATGGCCCGGCGCACCCGGGGGTCGTTGAAGGGGGGGCGGGCGTTGTTCATCCCCACGGTGATCTCCGTGGTGGTGGTCCCGCTCACCACCTTGAAGGCGGGGTCCCGCCCCAGGGTGAGGGCCGCCTCCGGGCTCACCCCCAGGCCGATCACGTGGATGTCCCCTGCCCTTAGGGCCGCGATCTGGGCGTTGGGGTCGGGGAGGAAGCGGAAGAAGACCCGGTCCAGGTAGGGGAGGCCGGGCTCGTAGTAGCCCTCAAACCGCTCCAGCCGCACCCCCACCCCCCGCTCCCAGGCCACGAAGCGGAAGGGCCCGGTGCCGATGGGCTGGGTCTTCTGCTCCTCCACCCGCCCCTTGGGCCCGATGACGGAGTCCGGCCGGGCCAGGTTGAAGAGGAAGTCCTGGTCCGGCTGGCGCAGGCGGAAGACCACGGTGTAGGGGTCCTTGGCCTCCACGCTCTGGATGTCCCGGTAGTACTCGGGGTGGGTGTGGCCGGATCTGGGGTCCCGGGCCCGGTTGAACTTGAAGAGGACGTCCTCCGCGGTGAAGGGGGCCCCGTTGTGGAAGCGCACCCCCTTTCTCAGGTGGAAGGTCCAGGTGAGGCTCGAGGGGCTCCCCTCCCACCTTTCCGCCAGGGCGGGGACGATCTCCCCCTTCTCGTTCAGCTTCACCAGCCCCTGGAGGACGTTGTCGTAGAGCATGCGGGGGATCTCCTGGCTGGTGGAGGCCGAGGGGTCCAGCACCGGGGGTTCGGCCAGCACCGCCACCCTAAGCTCCCCGCCCCGGGTCTGGGCCAGGGCCAAGGCCAGCGTCCAGGCCAAGAGGGCCATCCAAGCCTTTCTCATAGGTTCCCTCCTCTCCACGCTACCATGCGCCTACTCCAGGTAAAGCACCGCCAGGGCGGCGTACACCCGGGCCGCCCGCACCACCTCCTCCACCTCCACCCACTCGTCCACCTGGTGGGGTAGGGTCTTCCGCCCGGGGCCCATGACCACCACGGGCAGACCCCCCCAGGCCCGGAGGAAGGTGCCGTCCGTGGCCCCCGGCACCCCCCCGTGGCGCACGGGGAGGCCCAGGAGCCTTAGGGCCTCCTCCGCCGCCTGGACCAGGGGGTCCTCCCGGGGGGTCTCCACGGGGGGGCGGTCCTCCAGGACCTCCACCCCCACCCCCGCCAGGGCCCCGATCTCCGCCACCAGGCCCGCGTGGTCCACCCCCGGCACGGTGCGCACGTCCAGGGCCACCTCCGCCCGGTCGGGGAGGACGTTGAGCTGGCCCTCGCCGGCGCTGGCTAGGAAGCGGGTGGGGGTGAGGTAGGGGGGGCCCAGGAAGGGGTGGGGGAAGGCCCTTTGGAGCCTCTCCTCCAGGGCCTTCAGTTCCAGCACGAACCGGGCCGCCTTGGGGATGGGGTTCTCCCCCGCGTAGGGCATGGCCCCGTGGGCCATCCGTCCGGGGAAGAGGAGGCGGAGGCGCAGGGCCCCCTTCTGCCAGAGGCAGACCTCCATCTCCTCGGGCTCGGCCACCACTGCCCCCCGGAAGCCCTGGGCGAGGCCCGCCCGTAGGAAGGCCTTCACCCCCAGCATCATCCCCTCCTCGTCCGCCAGGGCGGCCAGGCGCAAGGGGCGCTTTAGGGGCCCAAGGGCCCGCTTCACCGCCAACAGGGCCCCCACCAGGGCCGCGAGGCCCCCCTTCATGTCGCAGGCCCCCCGGCCGTAAAGCCGCCCCCCTTCCACCACCGCCCCGTAAGGGGGGTGGGTCCAGCGGGCCTCGTCCCCCGGGGTCACCACGTCCGTGTGCCCCTCCAGGATGAGCCCCCCTTCCCCCTCCCCCAGGTCGGCCACCAGGTTGGGCCGCCCCGGGGCCGCCTCCTGGAGGAAGGGCCTAAGCCCCCGCCCCCTTAGGTATTCCGCCAGGAAGGCGGCCACCCCCGCCTCCCCGGGCCCCGGGTAGTGGCTGGGGATCCGCACCAAGGCCTGGAGGAGGCCCACCACCTCCTTCTCCTCCACCGCTTCGGCCGCGCGCAGGGCCTTTTCCATGGCGCCTAGAGGGGCGGGGTGAAGCGGCCGTCGATGGCCGTCCACCCCCCGTCCACCAGGAAGAGGGTGCCCGTGATGTAGCTCGAGGCCCTCGAGGCCAGGAAGACCACGGCCATGGCCACCTCCTCGGGCCGGCCCCAGCGGCCCAAGGCGGTCTTCTCCGCGTAGGCCCGGTACCACTCGGGGTGGGCCTTGATGGGGGCGGTGAGGGGGGTTTCGATGGGCCCGGGGGCGATGGCGTTGGCCCGCACCCCATGGGGCCCAAGCTCCGCCGCCAGGGCGCGGATGAGCTGGA
Proteins encoded in this window:
- a CDS encoding M20 family metallopeptidase, with amino-acid sequence MEKALRAAEAVEEKEVVGLLQALVRIPSHYPGPGEAGVAAFLAEYLRGRGLRPFLQEAAPGRPNLVADLGEGEGGLILEGHTDVVTPGDEARWTHPPYGAVVEGGRLYGRGACDMKGGLAALVGALLAVKRALGPLKRPLRLAALADEEGMMLGVKAFLRAGLAQGFRGAVVAEPEEMEVCLWQKGALRLRLLFPGRMAHGAMPYAGENPIPKAARFVLELKALEERLQRAFPHPFLGPPYLTPTRFLASAGEGQLNVLPDRAEVALDVRTVPGVDHAGLVAEIGALAGVGVEVLEDRPPVETPREDPLVQAAEEALRLLGLPVRHGGVPGATDGTFLRAWGGLPVVVMGPGRKTLPHQVDEWVEVEEVVRAARVYAALAVLYLE
- a CDS encoding ABC transporter permease, whose protein sequence is MAAYALRRLLLALGTLWLAGSLVFLTLLLLPGDPVQAILGLEASPEARAALERALGLDRPPLPRYLDWLWGLLRLDLGESIRYGKPVGELLEERLPLTLALVGLGLSGALLLALPLALLALRSPPLDLLLSGLMAFLQSLPTFFLGVVLLYAFAVHLPLLPASGFPGWERPLEALRHLLLPALTLALARAAILFRMARGSLLEVLSQDYIRTARAKGVPEGRVLLKHALKPASLPLVTLLGLEGGFLLTGAVVVEAVFALPGLGSLALTALEARDYPLLQGLVVAMAALIVLFNLAVDLLYGLLDPRIEYA
- a CDS encoding ABC transporter permease, whose protein sequence is MRSPSLLLGSLLSGLFLLLALASLLYPVDPNAPDFLRRLSPPSLEHPLGTDPLGRDLLARLLHGAKNALLVGGVSVSLGAGLGVALGLLAGYLGRGWDGALSLLTEALYALPGLLLALLLAALLGPGALSSTLAIGLALVPAFFRVARAGALALRSAPFVEAALALGAPWGRVLLRHLLPNLLGPLLVQVSLAFAAALLSEAALSYLGLGVQPPHPSLGRMLREAQSFLPLSPYPALVPGLALSLGVLGFNLLGDGLRDRLDPRTWR
- a CDS encoding ABC transporter substrate-binding protein, whose protein sequence is MRKAWMALLAWTLALALAQTRGGELRVAVLAEPPVLDPSASTSQEIPRMLYDNVLQGLVKLNEKGEIVPALAERWEGSPSSLTWTFHLRKGVRFHNGAPFTAEDVLFKFNRARDPRSGHTHPEYYRDIQSVEAKDPYTVVFRLRQPDQDFLFNLARPDSVIGPKGRVEEQKTQPIGTGPFRFVAWERGVGVRLERFEGYYEPGLPYLDRVFFRFLPDPNAQIAALRAGDIHVIGLGVSPEAALTLGRDPAFKVVSGTTTTEITVGMNNARPPFNDPRVRRAIQHAVDKKELIQGVMLGFGTPIGSHRSPGERCYEDLSGLYPYDPARARALLEAAGYGPGNPLRFTFTLAAPYPYERRLGEAIAAKLAGIGIQARLEVVEWATWLSRVFRGADYQMTIIGHSEPHDIGVYANPGYYFRYDSPRFRELYAQYLRTPDPNRACELMKAMQRLLAEDAVNLWVMNAPYIAAMRREVMGWWQNQPTPSLNVTRVYLAR
- a CDS encoding cyclase family protein is translated as MCAPLVMDAVNRALSRRAFLGAGLGLLAAPALAQAEVPGKAFRRVVDLTHELSPEIPLFPGAEPMRITTLVTVRQNGYYGNRLDLWEHSGTHMDAPAHFAEGGLTAERLPVERLIAPLAVVHIHEKAAKDPDAQVTVDDLLAYERQHGRLPKGAFVALHSGWEARWRDPKAFLNQDASGTLHFPGFSPEAAAFLVEEREIVGVGVDTLSLDYGPSKDFKAHLTLLGAGKYGLENLANLAQVPPAGALILVGGPKHRGASGGPVRALAVW
- a CDS encoding ATP-binding protein — translated: MPSSLPPYTRPQAGTLLQRLREPRRFLQALFGPRQAGKTTLVRQVLERLGLPHHYASADQPGLVGPGWVEVQWARARGLLGQGLGEALLVLDEIHKAPDWAEAVKRLWDEDTLKGHPLKVVLLTSAPLLLQKGLSESLAGRLETLPIPHWSFGEMATAFGYTLEDYLFFGGYPGAAPLRGEPDRFRRYIRDSLVEAALARDILLLSRIEKPALLRRLFHLACHHAGQVLSYTKMLGQLQERGNTVTLAHYLDLLEGAGLAAGLEKYAAQAVRRRASSPKLLIPNPALLTALRGLEPEDLGDPALRGRLLENAVGAHLWNEAFQKGFEVFYWRERNLEVDFVVRKGRRLLALEVKSGRPREAFSGLEAFRKAFGAEVLVVGTGGIPFEEFLARPLEL
- a CDS encoding ABC transporter ATP-binding protein: MAFLEFRQVAVAFGAYVAVEGVSLRVSEGEFVSLVGPTGCGKSTLLNVAAGLLPPTRGEVLLEGRPLRGLNPKAGYLFQQDAILPWKTALDNVALPLLFRGVPLKEARARARAWLAKVGLERFPDRYPHQLSGGMRKRVGLAQVLIADPKLLLMDEPFSALDIQTRQLMENELLRLWQEDRKTVLFVTHDLEEAIALSDRVVVLAAGPASRPIGDFPIPLPRPRDVAEIRLTPEFLRLHREIWDLLRGEVMRAHAGA